From Brassica oleracea var. oleracea cultivar TO1000 chromosome C3, BOL, whole genome shotgun sequence, a single genomic window includes:
- the LOC106329537 gene encoding reticuline oxidase-like protein, with the protein MLTTRPTFVFFLLFLSLPLSSFSQPSNPVYNSFLKCFSDKTKTPQAQNVFSQTNPSYSSVLRAYIRNARFNTSSTPKPTLIITPRSYSHVSAAVLCSKPLNFVFKIRSGGHDYDGLSYVSDKPFFVLDLSNLRDVTVNIADQTAWISAGATLGEVYYRIWEKSKVHGFPAGVCPTVGVGGHLSGGGYGNMLRKFGLSVDNLIDAKIVDVNGRILDRKSMGEDLFWAISGGGGVSFGVVLGYKVKLVPVPRVVTVFRVEQFMESGAVDMVHKWQSVGPRTNRNLFLRMLLQPVTRNKVQTVRATAVALFLGRADDVVSLLRKELPELALKKENCTEMTWFQSALWWDNRLNATQIDPKVFLDRNLDSSRFLKRKSDYVATEIPRDGIESLFKKMIELGKVGLVFNPYGGKMAEIAEDATPLPHRKMLFKIQYSVNWQESSPEIEKGFLNQSRVLHRFMTQFVSKNPRRAYLNYRDVDIGVNDHGTNSYEEGEVYGRMYFGKNFDRLVKIKTAVDPGNFFRNEQSIPTLPSKA; encoded by the coding sequence ATGCTCACGACACGACCAACCTTTGTCTTCTTCCTCCTCTTCCTCTCTTTACCTCTCTCCTCTTTCTCTCAACCTTCGAACCCTGTCTACAACTCATTCCTCAAATGTTTCTCCGACAAGACAAAAACCCCACAAGCCCAAAACGTCTTTTCTCAGACAAACCCTTCTTACTCCTCCGTCCTCCGCGCCTACATCCGCAATGCAAGATTCAACACTTCCTCCACTCCCAAACCCACACTCATCATCACTCCTCGCTCCTATAGCCACGTCAGCGCCGCCGTCCTCTGCTCAAAGCCCCTAAACTTCGTCTTCAAAATCCGAAGCGGCGGCCACGACTACGACGGCCTCTCGTACGTCTCCGACAAACCCTTCTTCGTCCTCGACTTGTCGAACCTCCGCGACGTAACCGTCAATATCGCCGACCAAACGGCGTGGATATCCGCCGGAGCCACTCTCGGCGAGGTTTATTACCGTATCTGGGAGAAAAGCAAAGTCCATGGATTCCCCGCCGGCGTTTGCCCGACGGTTGGTGTCGGCGGCCACTTAAGCGGCGGCGGGTACGGCAACATGTTGAGGAAGTTCGGTTTGTCAGTCGATAACCTGATCGACGCGAAGATCGTTGACGTCAACGGTCGGATTCTAGACCGGAAGTCGATGGGTGAAGATCTTTTCTGGGCGATCTCCGGCGGAGGAGGAGTGAGCTTCGGCGTCGTTTTGGGTTACAAGGTCAAACTCGTCCCGGTCCCACGGGTCGTGACGGTTTTCCGAGTGGAGCAGTTTATGGAGTCCGGAGCCGTCGACATGGTTCATAAATGGCAGTCGGTGGGTCCGAGAACCAACCGGAATCTCTTCTTGAGGATGCTGCTTCAACCCGTGACTAGGAACAAGGTGCAGACCGTGAGAGCCACTGCGGTGGCTCTGTTCTTAGGCAGAGCAGACGACGTCGTTTCCTTGCTTCGCAAGGAGCTTCCTGAACTGGCGTTAAAGAAGGAGAACTGTACGGAGATGACTTGGTTTCAATCTGCTCTATGGTGGGACAATCGCCTCAACGCAACTCAGATTGATCCTAAAGTGTTTCTTGATCGGAATCTTGATTCCTCTAGGTTCTTGAAGAGGAAGTCGGATTACGTCGCGACGGAGATTCCTAGAGATGGGATTGAGTCTCTGTTCAAGAAGATGATCGAGTTGGGGAAGGTAGGACTTGTTTTCAATCCTTACGGCGGGAAGATGGCGGAGATAGCGGAGGATGCAACGCCGTTACCACACCGGAAGATGCTTTTCAAGATTCAGTACTCTGTTAACTGGCAGGAATCGTCTCCGGAGATAGAGAAGGGTTTCTTGAATCAGTCTAGAGTGCTCCACAGGTTCATGACCCAGTTTGTGAGCAAGAACCCTAGAAGAGCTTACTTGAACTACAGAGATGTTGACATCGGGGTGAACGATCACGGGACGAATAGTTACGAGGAAGGAGAGGTGTATGGAAGGATGTATTTTGGTAAGAACTTTGATCGATTAGTAAAGATTAAAACCGCTGTTGACCCTGGAAATTTCTTCAGGAATGAACAGAGTATACCTACCTTGCCAAGTAAGGCATAA